AGAAACACCGTATCCGCTATCTTCCAACCTTCCATCCTTCCAATCTTCCAACACAATTGAGAATGCAAAACTTCAATGTTAATACTTAAACTTGCTTATACAGAACACTTATAGCCCCGCGTTTTCCCACACCTGATCCAGCGATTCCGCAGTCGCTTTCGCCGCAGCTGCGGGTTCCATGCCGTTCACCTTCTGACTAAACGGTTCGGGTGTCACAGGGCCTTCATAACCGATGTCCATTAGGATTTGCATCAGTTCGGTAAGCGGGATGACCCCAGTTTCAGCAGGAAGACACCTGATATTGTCGATCTGATCATACGGATCAATGCCAGCAGGGGCGTCGTTGATATGGACGTAAACGACATCCGATACAGAGAGTTTGCGAACATCGTCCATGGCGGAACGACACGTATACCAGTGCCATGTATCGAACAACAGTCCAACGTTCCCTGTGCCGACAGCGGCAGCAAGTCCTAACATCGCATCCATCGAATAGGCGAAGAGATATTTGGATCCTTGGCGGCTCGTTGCCGGTCCAATGAACTCAAGTCCGACTGAATGTCCGTGGTCTTTCAGAATCTCAGCGATAGGGCGGAGTCGTTTGACAGAAAAATCCCAATTCTCCTGAAACGTCATATCGTTAGAGGCAGGTCCCACAACGGTGGTCGACCGATAGCAACCCAACTCTGCAGCGAGTGCTGCGCGTTCGGGCAGCTGGGCTAAACCCGCATAGTAATCCGCATCAGGACCCCGCCAATTTACACCGAACCCCCATCCGCCCATAGCGATACCTGCCTCCGACCAGAGGTCTTTGACGTGTTGGACGGAGTGTTCTTGGGCGAGTTGACTGGCTTCATCAATGTTCAGGTCGAGACCTTCAAAACCAGAATTTTTTGCTAATGCTAAGCCTTCTGTCATGTTTGCCTGGATGCCGATTGCACCGGTACTCAGATTCTTGAACATAAATAATTTCTCCTTTTTTGCTGATGCGGAGGACTGGAAAAAAAGGTGGAAGAGTGGAAGTATCCTTCCAACCTTCCAGCCTTCCATCTTGATGTTTTCTATCCTTCCATTCTCCCCTTCCGTTGCTTCAATTTCTCGCCCCTTAAAACTTTTGCAGCAACCGCCCACGGATAATCGGTGTCTTCTGCGTTTGCGTCGCGATACGTAGGGATCCAAACCCAACGTTCTTCGCCGGATGTGTTAGGATGGCTGGCGTGAAGTGTCAGGTCGTGAAAAAAGACTGCACCGCCTGCTTCGAGCTCCGCCGTAACGGCGCGACTTTCGTCAACAGCTCCCGGCTGCAGCCGATTCCCAAACCCGTTGCCATCACCCGCATCCCCGTCATGCACAAGGGCGGACGTATGTGAACCCGGGAAGAGTTTGAGACACCCGTTTTCAACAGTCGCATCGTCA
The sequence above is drawn from the Candidatus Poribacteria bacterium genome and encodes:
- a CDS encoding sugar phosphate isomerase/epimerase — translated: MFKNLSTGAIGIQANMTEGLALAKNSGFEGLDLNIDEASQLAQEHSVQHVKDLWSEAGIAMGGWGFGVNWRGPDADYYAGLAQLPERAALAAELGCYRSTTVVGPASNDMTFQENWDFSVKRLRPIAEILKDHGHSVGLEFIGPATSRQGSKYLFAYSMDAMLGLAAAVGTGNVGLLFDTWHWYTCRSAMDDVRKLSVSDVVYVHINDAPAGIDPYDQIDNIRCLPAETGVIPLTELMQILMDIGYEGPVTPEPFSQKVNGMEPAAAAKATAESLDQVWENAGL